One Zeugodacus cucurbitae isolate PBARC_wt_2022May chromosome 3, idZeuCucr1.2, whole genome shotgun sequence genomic region harbors:
- the LOC105210887 gene encoding C-type lectin domain family 3 member A, with product MKQFSGKLVLLFVALLGVSQATAISVDNEFSFGWPGSLSDNTDYYVSSKEVSWFEANYYCYSQGWELVAPENFDVQTLLKGFRQLYEVTGTAYWSAGNRLYNNNWVWGLGGESFATSNWATNEPNGNYSEKCLLIGQTVQSLWADADCAAKNKFICQKTKAKVAKAAKKCKDSLF from the exons atgaaacaatttaGCGGTAAATTAGTGCTTCTATTCGTGGCGCTGCTGGGCGTAAGTCAAGCCACAGCGATCAGCGTGGATAACGAATTCTCCTTCGGTTGGCCGGGTAGTCTCAGTGACAACACCGACTACTATGTGAGCAGCAAGGAG GTTTCCTGGTTCGAAGCAAACTATTATTGCTACTCGCAAGGCTGGGAATTGGTGGCACCCGAAAATTTCGACGTACAAACACTACTCAAGGGCTTCCGTCAATTGTATG AGGTGACCGGCACCGCATACTGGTCTGCTGGCAATCGTCTTTATAACAACAACTGGGTTTGGGGACTTGGTGGCGAAAGTTTCGCTACATCTAACTGGGCTACCAACGAACCGAATGGTAATTACAGCGAGAAGTGTTTGTTGATTGGCCAAACTGTGCAATCTTTGTGGGCCGATGCTGACTGTGCCGCCAAAAACAAGTTTATCTGTCAGAAGACCAAGGCCAAGGTAGCCAAAGCGGCAAAGAAGTGCAAGGATAGTCTTTTCTAA
- the LOC105210886 gene encoding lithostathine-2: MKYFVILLAALIGVSQATPYNQASGVIELDWRGNLQQNPNYYVSQNPVSWFAANYFCYSNGWSLVAPNSFVSDIQLKGFIELFALTQNNYWTAGNRLANQTTWLWGLTGKKFSFTNWGVNEPLVDGNCLLVQTNTTDILWANQDCAVQNNFICQKN; encoded by the exons ATGAAATACTTCGTAATTTTACTCGCCGCCTTGATCGGTGTTAGCCAAGCTACACCCTACAATCAAGCGTCTGGCGTCATTGAATTGGACTGGCGCGGCAATCTGCAACAGAATCCCAACTACTATGTCAGCCAGAATCCC GTCTCCTGGTTCGCCGCCAACTACTTCTGCTACTCGAACGGCTGGTCACTGGTCGCACCTAATAGCTTTGTTTCCGACATCCAATTGAAAGGCTTCATTGAACTCTTCG CTCTGACCCAAAATAACTACTGGACTGCTGGCAACCGTTTGGCCAACCAGACAACATGGCTCTGGGGTCTTACCGGCAAGAAATTCTCCTTCACCAACTGGGGTGTCAACGAGCCATTGGTTGATGGTAACTGCTTGCTTGTGCAAACCAACACCACCGATATTTTGTGGGCCAACCAAGATTGCGCTGTGCAGAACAACTTCATCTGCCAGAAGAATTGA